In one Corallococcus sp. EGB genomic region, the following are encoded:
- a CDS encoding tRNA-(ms[2]io[6]A)-hydroxylase, with translation MSSRPTPSRRPLSGAGPVILHAPTDPGWLPLALANFDAVLVDHAHCEKKAAANALSMLQAYPDLPGLPSQMARLAREESAHLARVLDLMAARGLTLTKDAGDPYAQGLQKHVRTPALERRVDRLLVAAIIEARSCERLSLLAEGLTDPALARFYGELAQSEDGHQSLFHRLAVTASNGDEAAVDARLRYLLEQEARVLEDVGLRAAIH, from the coding sequence ATGAGCAGCCGCCCCACGCCCTCCCGCCGTCCCCTCTCCGGAGCGGGCCCCGTCATCCTCCACGCGCCCACCGACCCCGGCTGGCTGCCGCTGGCGCTCGCCAACTTCGACGCGGTGCTGGTGGACCACGCCCACTGCGAGAAGAAGGCCGCCGCCAACGCGCTGTCCATGCTCCAGGCCTACCCGGACCTGCCGGGCCTGCCGTCGCAGATGGCCCGCCTGGCGCGCGAGGAGAGCGCCCACCTGGCGCGCGTGCTGGACCTCATGGCCGCGCGCGGCCTCACCCTCACCAAGGACGCCGGCGACCCGTACGCGCAGGGCCTGCAGAAGCACGTGCGCACGCCCGCCCTGGAGCGGCGCGTGGACCGCCTGCTCGTGGCCGCCATCATCGAGGCGCGCTCGTGCGAGCGGCTGTCCCTGCTCGCGGAGGGGCTCACCGACCCGGCGCTCGCGCGCTTCTACGGAGAGCTGGCCCAGTCGGAAGATGGCCACCAGTCCCTCTTCCACCGCCTGGCCGTGACGGCCTCCAACGGGGACGAGGCCGCCGTGGACGCGCGCCTGCGGTACCTCCTCGAGCAGGAGGCGCGCGTGCTCGAGGACGTGGGGCTGCGCGCGGCCATCCACTGA